GAAAAAAACAGAAAAGGCCGATATCGTCGGCAGGAGCTGTTACGGGGACCGCCTGCTCCCCTTTGTCCGCTTGCCGAAAAATTTCAAGGTCGGCGATCTTTTAGCGCTTCTCGACGTGGGCTCCTACCAGGAGGTGTCCATGAGCAATTTCAACGCGATGCCAAGGCCGGCGACGGTCCTGGTAACGGGCAAATCGACAAACCTGATCCGCAGACCGGAAACCCTCGAAGACGTTTTCAGCCGCGATCTGATGCCGGAGCATTTGAAGTCGCGTGTCAAGACGGCGGCGTCCAGTTAGTATAAGACCATAATGCTGCTATCCCTCCCCTGTTGGATTCCCGGCGGGGGAGGGGTAGATATACTCTGCGTATTGAACAATTACTCACACCGGGAGGATCAACCATGGTGGATGTCCTGATTAAAAACGCGACGATCATTGACGGCACCGGCGCGAAGGCGCGCCAGGGCGACGTGGGAATCATTAATGACCGGATTGTAACCGGTGAGCGGCTCGGCGAGGAAAAGGCCTGGCGCTCGATCGATGCGACGGGGCTGGCGGTGTCCCCGGGGTTCATCGATGTCCATTCCCACCACGATTTTTATATCGTGGACCAGGATCCGGTGAAGAGGTTCCAGTCTTTTGTGAGGCAGGGCGTGACCACCTGCGTTGTGGGTAACTGCGGCTGGTCCCTGGCTCCATGCCTTCCGGAAAACAAATCCAGGGTACTCGAGCTTATCCAGAGCATGAGCGTCCCGATCCAGGGACTCTACTGGAATTCCATGAAGGAATACCTTGTGTATATTGAGAACAGGGGTGTCATGTGCAATATCGCGCAGCTGGCGGGGCATGGGACCATCCGCATTTCGGTAATGGGCGATGACAACCGTTTCTGCACGGAGAAGGAGCTTGAGAGGATGAAATCCCTTCTCCGGGAAAGCCTTGATGCCGGCTGCGTCGGAGTATCCAGCGGGCTCATGTACTATCCGGGGATGTATGCCCATACCGACGAGCTCGCGGAGATCGCCCGGGTCGCCGGGGACTACGGCCGCGTATACGCGACCCACCTTCGCGGTTATTGCACGACGCTGCCGCAGTCCGTAGCCGAAGCGATCGATATTGCCCGGAGGGGCCGTGTCTCATTGCAGATTTCCCACCTGCACTCGGTGCCGTTTCTTCCCGGCTGGCTCAGTGCGATCCTGCCCTATTTTTTCGATCTCTTCGAGGCCGTCAACGCGATACTCCCGCTCCCCGGTCTCCCGAATCCGGCGCTTGATAAGGGGCTGAAGGCCATCCGGGACGCCATGGAGAGCGGCGTGGATATCGGCATGGACGCGGTTCCCTATACCCTCGGCAATACGACCGCCACGGTGCTGTTCCCTCCGTGGGCCAACCGTGGTGGACGCGGCAGGCTGCTTGAAAGGATCCGGGACCCTGAATCGAGGGAACGGATGAGGCGTGAAATCGAAACAATCGTTCCGCGGTGGCCCCACTGGGAGGAGGGGTCGTGGTCCGATCCCTATATCCGCGCAATCGGATGGAAGCCTATCCGCGTGCTTTCGGTAGGGAGTGATGACAACCGCTGGACGGAAGGAAAAACCTTTCTTGACATAGCCCGGGCATGGAAAACGGACCCCTTCAGCGCTCTCTGCCGGCTCACACTGGAGGAAGAGGGCGAGGTCGCCTTTACCTTCGGCTTTCCCGCGCGGCCCTGGATCGAAAAAATGTTCAATCCCATGCTTCTGGACCCGTCAATGGGAATCGGGGCGGATTCGATTCTCCCGGCCCATGAGACCGGTACGCCCCCGCCATCGGCGTACGGTTGCTTCCCGAGGATCATCGGGCACTATTCCCGGAAGATGGGCCTGTTCAGTCTCGAAGAGGCCGTGAGAAAGATAACCGGTTTGCCGGCGCGGCGCTACAGGCTGGAAAACCGCGGGGAAATCAGGAACAACGCCTTCGGTGACCTCGTTGTGTTCGATCCTTCTGAAATAGATGAAAACTTCACGGACGACGGGAAGCCCGATTTCGCCAAAGGAATACGCCATGTTTTCATCAACGGCCAGATGATAGTCGACAACGGGGCCTTCAATGGCGCGATGCTCCCCGGGAGGGTGCTCCGGGCTTAGATAATGCTTGCCAACTCCCCGCGGATAATATCAAATTAATCGAAAAATAATTTGATTTTTTTGCATTGCGGCGACTCAATTCGTCTAACATGGCAAAAATCATACGGAAGGATGTTATAATGAAACACATGATCGGTCCAGGGCCGCACAACGGCGGAAGGTTGTTTTTCAGGATGTGCGGGATTATCGCGCTATGCCTGCAGCTGGGAGGCTGCGCCACGCTGGTGGACAGGCATTTCAAGGCAAAGCTTGACGCGCCTAACGGGAGTATCGACATCGCCGGTCTCAAGGAAACGGTGGTGGTGCGCCGCGACGCCTACGGCATACCCTTCGTGGACGCGAAGAACAGGGAAGACATGGCCCTGGCCGTGGGTTACGTCCATGCCACGGACCGGCTCACCCAGATGATAAGCATGAAGATGCTCTCCGAAGGACGCCTTTCCGAGATGGGCGGACCGGTCATGGTCGACCTGGATATTTACATGCGCGCCATGGATCTCTCGGGCGCGGCAGAAACCCTTTTCAAGAATGTAAGCGCCGAGAACCGCAAGCTCCTGGAGAGCTACAGCAGGGGCGTGAACGCCTATCTTGACTCGCACAAAGACAGGCTGCCGCCGGAGCTTGCCCTGGCGGGCTTCAAGCCGGAGCCGTGGCAGCCCATCGATTCCCTTAAGGTGTTTACCCTGGTCAACCTGGGCCTGTCATCCAACATAGCGGAGGAAATCGCCTCTCTGAATATAGTCCAGGCCGTGGGCACGGAAAAAACGGCCTGGATGCTGCCGATATATCCTGACGAGCCGATCCCGCTGGATGAGGCGGCCAAGCTCAGGGGCATCGACCTGAAAAAGGCGGCCGAGAGCGTCAGGGACCTTGCCGGGCTTCATCCGATTTTGAATTCCCTCAGCCTGGGGGGCATTGCCGCGTCCAATAACTGGGCCATCTCAAAGCAGAGGACGAAAAACGGCGCCAGCATTTTCTGCAACGATATGCATCTTCCCCTGGGCATACCGTCATTATGGAACATGATCCATGTCCGGTGCGGCGACTATGACGCGGCCGGCATGAGCATCGCCGGCGCCCCGGTCGTGGTCGCCGGGTATAACGGCTCCCTGGCCTGGGGCATGACCATGGTCATGGCCGATAACCAGGACCTGTTCCTGGAGCAGCTGAAGGAAGTGAACGGGAAGCTTCATTACCTGTACAAGGACGAGTGGCTCCCTGTGGCTGAACACCAGGAAACATTCAAGGTCAAGGGCAAAAAGCCCATTACCCTGACCTTCCATGAAACCGTGCACGGGCCGCTGTTGAACCGGGCCCTGAAAAGAGAGCCGGTCCACTTGCTTCATCCGGGCCCCCTCGATCTTCCCTACGGCGTGGCCCTGAGCAGAACGGTCCCCCTGGCGGACGACGAAAGCATGAACGCCTTCTTCCAGCTGAGCTCCGTCAAATCGGTGGAAGAGGCTATCCCGGTCATCAAGCGGATCCGTTCGATACCGCTGAACATGGTATTCGCGGATAAAGACAATATCGCCTGGCAGGTGATCGGTTATTATCCTGTCCGCGCCAGGGGTCGCGGCCTCATGTCTTCCCCCGGCTGGACCGGCGAATATGACTGGAAGGGCGTGTTGAAAGTGGACGTATTGCCCAACGCCAAAAATCCCTCCGCCGGGTTCATCGGCACCGCCAATCACCGCACCGTGCCGAAGGATTTTCCCTATATTCTCTCATCGACATGGTACTGGCCGGAGCGGGCCGAGCGGATTGTCCAGATGGCGACGGCCACGGACAAGCACACGGCGGAGACCTGTATGACCATGCAGCTCGATGTCCGTTCGCTCTTCGTGCCGAAGCTCAAGAATGTGATCTTCAAGGGGGAATTGGCCGAAGCCATCGGGAAAGAGATCGACGGCTGGAAGGACGAAAAAAAGAAGGCCGGCGCGCGCCTGTCCCTGGCGATACTGAAAGACTTTGACGGCGACATGAAGGCCGATTCGAAAGGGGCAGCCCTCACGGGGGCGTTCCTGGACGCGGCGACAAAGAATATCTTTCTGGATGAGCTGGGCCCGGCCGGGTCAAAGGCGTGGAAATCCTTCCTGATCGTCGATAATGAAAGCTACAACGCCACCTGCGATCATCTTATCGTCCGCGGCGACGAAAGCCCTCTGTGGGACAATATCGGCACGCCGGAAAAGGAGACCAGGGCGCAGGTCATAGCGCTCTCCCTGGCGGACGCGACCGCCTTTTGCGAGAAGACCTTCGGCGGCGACACCGGGAAATGGAAATGGGGCGCGCTCCATACCTACACCTGGGAAACGGACACCTCCAAGATGACGCCGCACCTTGAATCGTTTTCGCGCACGGCGATAAAAATGCTCTGGCCCTACTTCAACCGCGGCCCCTATCCCGGGCAGGGGGACATGTTCACCCTCAATGTGTCAATGTACATGATGGGCCTGGATTTCAAGACCTGGCTGGTCCCTTCCATGCGCATGGTCGTCGATTTCAGCCGGGAGGAGCCGATGAGGGCGGTGAACAGCTCTGGCCAGTCGGACAATCCGTCAAGCCCTCACTACGATGACGGCATCAGGGCCTGGCGCGACGGCATATATTTTCCCTTTCCGTTCAGGAAACCGGCCATCGAAGCCCAGTATAAGGACGTGCTGCTGCTCAATCCTCAGCGGTGAGATGATTCCGGATCGGCATCCGGCTCCAGCGTGCCGCGGTCGCCGTCCAGGACCACGTAATCGCCGGTCTTGAAAATACGCGTGGCGTTCGGAAGCCCCGCCACCGCCGGGATGCCGTACTCGCGGGCCACCACCGCGCCGTGGCTTACGATGGAGCCGACCTCCGTGGCAAGGCCGGCTATTATCGGAAAGTAGGGGGTCCAGGCCACGTCAAGGGCCGAGGCGATAAGAATCTCCCCGGCCTGAATCGAGGCTGCCTCGTCCGGCGTATGGGCCACCCGGGCCCGCCCGCGGACCCTGCCGCGGCAGACCGGCGTGCCCTGGAGCGCGCCGTTCCCATCGGCCGGCGCTTCACTTTTATCTTCAGGCGACAGAGGCTCGGGAAAACCGTGACAAGCCTCGGGAAGCTCCACCTGCATCTGGGCGGGCCAGGCCGCCCGCCGCTCAACGGCCAGGTTCGCGTAGGAGCCTTCGTTGCGGCAGAATTTTCCCAGCTCGTCATGGAATAGAAAAAAAACAGCGTCCCCATCGGGAAGCCTGCCGTTGACGGCCAGCCGCTCTCCCAGGTGCCGGTAGGCATCCTTGAACCCGGCCACGATTGATATCAAAAGCGACTTGGTGCGCTCCCGCCGCCTCACTCCTGACTGTATTATCCGCACCAGCCGCCTCAGCAGGTAAGACGGCGGCTGATTGTTATCGGTGTATCCTTCGCGCTGCCGGTCGGCCGTTTTGCGCAGCCGGGCGCGGCAGGCGGCCTGGAGCGAGCGCACCAGCGGCAGCGGGTCCGCGCGCCATTCGGGCTGGCGCAGCTCCAGCTCGCGATAGGCCCTGTGTCCGTGGCGGGCCAGGTAGTCCTGGAAGAGCCGCCCTCCCTCGGCGGAGTCGGCACCGGCGAGCCACTGAAGGGCCTTCTCAGTCTCGCAATCGACGAACCGGGACCTCAGGTCGCTATGGCCCATAAGGGCCGATGTCACCCGGTCGATCCCCTGGGCGATATCGGCGCTCTCCACGTCATGGTCGCTTTCATCGACCAGCATGGCGGAAAGACGGGCCGTTGCCTCCGCCAGGGTCATCCCCTGCCGCTTGAGGACCTCCATGACGATCGGCTCGACCGTCGCCGGGATAAAAGAAGTGACCAGATGATCGTCGAAGGTGTCCCAGAGGTCGTCGAGCCTTGCGTCGATGGCGCTCCACTGCGCCAGGGGGTCGTCATGCTTTTCAATGAAGAATTTTTTAACGCGCTCTTCGAGGCTGCGATGACGGGCCTTGCCCGACAGTCCGTAGGCGGTGTATTTCAGGGTATGATAGAGACGGAACAGGAAATGCTTTTTAATGCCGGGGTCTAGTCCCGGCACCGGTCGTCCGGTGATGGCGATGGCGATCCGGTCAGGATCGGCGCCGAGGACCGACGTGGCGGTGCGGGCGATCCGCGTCAGGTTGATGAGCACCTGCCCCAGGCGGAAGCCCATGATCTCGAAGTGGGGGCTCATCGCTTTCATGGCGCCGCAGCGGACCTGCATGACCTGCATGCCCAGGTCGAAGGCGCGCCAGATGGTGGAGGCGGAGAGGGGCGTGACCGCGCCGGGCGTGCACTCGCCGAGGTTGCCCCTTGTGTAATGGTCATTCGGGGACTGGAGGATGTCCCAGCTTCCGGGATCGGCGGGGAGCCGGGTGACGGGACGGGCCTGGAGCCAGTAAAGAGCGCCGCTGCGATCTATGGCCCACTCCATGTCGAGGGGAAAGCCGAAGCCCCTCTCCGCCTCGAGGGCGCTGGAGCGGATCGAATCGATCTCGGTTTGGCTGAGCACCTCCGTTGGACCTGCCGGCCTGTTCTGAATTACAGCGCCGCTCTTGGACAGGCGGTAGCGGTCGGGATGAGACGTGCCGCCCACGAGGTTTTCGCCGAGGCCGGCCACCGCGTCGAGGATCAGGATATCGCGGCGCCCCGTGACAGGATCGGCGGTGAAGATCACGCCTGAGGCCCGGGCGTCGACCATCTTCTGCACTACCACCGCCATCTGCGATGCGCCGCCGTTTGCCTGATGATCGCGGTAGGCCGTGACGCTCTCCTGCGCGGCGGAGGCCAGGCAGGAGAGTATGGCCTCACGCGCCGCCTTTTTGCCCTGTACTCCCAGAATGGTATGGTACTGCCCGGCGAAAGACGCCGAAGCCGAGTCCTCGTCCATGGCCGATGAGCGTACCGCCACTGCTCCATCGCCCAGCTCTTCCAGGGCCTTTTCAAGCCCTTCAGGAAAATGTCCCGGGGCTGCGTCGATCAGGACGAATCCGTCTGGGATGGGAAGTCCCAGTCCGGCCAGCCGCGCCAGGCCCCGGGCCTTGCCGCCGGCAGGTTCAGTTCCCGCGTCCCGTAATGGTACGCAGCGGGGGCGCGGCTGTTTTGATTTATCAGGATCTTCCTGAATGTCTTCCCGTGACGGATAGGAAACGGTATTACCCATGTCAGTAGCTCTGGTACCCGTATTTTTCCACTTTCCCGAGATTGACCATCTCCAGCAGGCCATGGCCGGTGTCGGAGCCGCAGCGGGCGACGCAGATGGTCTCGCTCAGCATCCTCACCTTTCCGTACTCGGCCGGATCGTTGATATCGGTGACGAACCCGTCCATCCACGACGGGCCCTTCCACATGCCGGAGCAGTAGCCATTGTAGTTGTCGTAGCCGGCCAGGCCGGGCAGGAAGAGGGACGCAGCTGTGAAGTCGATCTCGATCTTCGTGCCGTCGATGGCCGACAGGGTGACGCGGCCTTTTGTCGCCAGGCGGGCGTCCTTCCGGAAGGTAAGGTCGTGGTCCACGCCGGTCAGCTGGATCTGCTGCCCGTATTTCGCGCTTCCCCGGGGATAGCTCACCCAGCCCTCGAAGTGGTTGGGCCTGCCCTGGTGGTCCTCCCGCACGGCGCAATGGACCATCCACGTGCCGAAGTCGAAGATGCACATGAAGTAGAGCACGCCCGGAGGGGGCGCTTCCGGCTGGGCCATCGGCTCGGGCCAGGCCCCGCCGCCGCCGCCGCGGCGCACGCCCCAGGAGTGGTCGCGGCCGATGTACCACTTTTTCGGATTGATTTCTATGCGCTTGCCGGCCACCTCTATCCATCCCCCGGGACGGCCGAGCTGGTAGTAGCGCCGTGCCTCCTCCAGGATTCGGCCGTTCCTCCGGGAGAACATGGGGATCTGCTCATAGGGATCGTAGTCCCCGTTGAATAAAAGGTCAAAGGTGAGGCCGTGGGGATTGTCTGAAAGGGCGGACCGTACCTTCGTCAGCGGTTCCACCACGCTGTAGGTGAAGGGCCCCACCTTCGTGGAATCGATCTCGGGCCGGAGCTCCCGGGAGGCCCGCACCACGTGGGCCTTCTCGCCGCCGACGGTGACCATGCCGTAGGCGTCGATCACGTTCCGGTTGGCGTAGCGCGCCATGCCGGTCATGATATTCATGTTGCTTTCCGTATCCCAGGCGTAGAGGACCACCCGCTCGGTCCAGCGCGGGTCGCTGGTGTACACGTGGTCAAAGGTCGTGGCCAGCTGGTGGCAGAGATTTTCGTCAAAATGTGTTATCATGGGCCCCTCTCAAAATTTCACTTTAAAGACTTTCTTCCATATTTTTTCTATCCTGCTCCGGGACATCAGGCGGTGCATCAGCGGCATCGGCCACACCCCGGCCCCGACGAGATAGGAAGGCTTCCATTTTTTCGCGATGATTATCTTGTAAACTTCTTCAGCGAATTTTTCCGGGGGCCAGAACTCGAATTGCCCGTCGATGGGAGCGCCAGGATGGTTGAAGTATTTTTTATATTCCGGCAGCAGCCGCTCCGGGATGGAGGCCCATGACTTTTCCTCCTCTTCCTTCGTAAAGGACGTCATCTTTGTCCGGACCCCTCCCGGCTCAAGCGCGGTCACCTCGATGCCGAAGGGCTCCATCTCCACCCGGAGATGGCGGGTGAAGGCGCTGAGGGCGCATTTGGAAACAGGGTAGGGGCATCCCAGGGGGATGGTCATGTAGATCGACCCGGAATCGACGTTCATGATGCGGCCCCTGTCGCTTTTCTTTATAAGGGGGAGAAAGGCCTGGCAGGTGCGCACCGACGCCCAGAAGTTGACTTCCATCAGGAAATGAAATTCGTCGATGTTGAGCGATTCGATGGGCCCCTCGGCCCCGGTGGTGGTGGCCGCGTTGTTGACCAGCAGGTCAAG
Above is a genomic segment from Spirochaetota bacterium containing:
- a CDS encoding amidohydrolase family protein, which codes for MVDVLIKNATIIDGTGAKARQGDVGIINDRIVTGERLGEEKAWRSIDATGLAVSPGFIDVHSHHDFYIVDQDPVKRFQSFVRQGVTTCVVGNCGWSLAPCLPENKSRVLELIQSMSVPIQGLYWNSMKEYLVYIENRGVMCNIAQLAGHGTIRISVMGDDNRFCTEKELERMKSLLRESLDAGCVGVSSGLMYYPGMYAHTDELAEIARVAGDYGRVYATHLRGYCTTLPQSVAEAIDIARRGRVSLQISHLHSVPFLPGWLSAILPYFFDLFEAVNAILPLPGLPNPALDKGLKAIRDAMESGVDIGMDAVPYTLGNTTATVLFPPWANRGGRGRLLERIRDPESRERMRREIETIVPRWPHWEEGSWSDPYIRAIGWKPIRVLSVGSDDNRWTEGKTFLDIARAWKTDPFSALCRLTLEEEGEVAFTFGFPARPWIEKMFNPMLLDPSMGIGADSILPAHETGTPPPSAYGCFPRIIGHYSRKMGLFSLEEAVRKITGLPARRYRLENRGEIRNNAFGDLVVFDPSEIDENFTDDGKPDFAKGIRHVFINGQMIVDNGAFNGAMLPGRVLRA
- a CDS encoding penicillin acylase family protein encodes the protein MKHMIGPGPHNGGRLFFRMCGIIALCLQLGGCATLVDRHFKAKLDAPNGSIDIAGLKETVVVRRDAYGIPFVDAKNREDMALAVGYVHATDRLTQMISMKMLSEGRLSEMGGPVMVDLDIYMRAMDLSGAAETLFKNVSAENRKLLESYSRGVNAYLDSHKDRLPPELALAGFKPEPWQPIDSLKVFTLVNLGLSSNIAEEIASLNIVQAVGTEKTAWMLPIYPDEPIPLDEAAKLRGIDLKKAAESVRDLAGLHPILNSLSLGGIAASNNWAISKQRTKNGASIFCNDMHLPLGIPSLWNMIHVRCGDYDAAGMSIAGAPVVVAGYNGSLAWGMTMVMADNQDLFLEQLKEVNGKLHYLYKDEWLPVAEHQETFKVKGKKPITLTFHETVHGPLLNRALKREPVHLLHPGPLDLPYGVALSRTVPLADDESMNAFFQLSSVKSVEEAIPVIKRIRSIPLNMVFADKDNIAWQVIGYYPVRARGRGLMSSPGWTGEYDWKGVLKVDVLPNAKNPSAGFIGTANHRTVPKDFPYILSSTWYWPERAERIVQMATATDKHTAETCMTMQLDVRSLFVPKLKNVIFKGELAEAIGKEIDGWKDEKKKAGARLSLAILKDFDGDMKADSKGAALTGAFLDAATKNIFLDELGPAGSKAWKSFLIVDNESYNATCDHLIVRGDESPLWDNIGTPEKETRAQVIALSLADATAFCEKTFGGDTGKWKWGALHTYTWETDTSKMTPHLESFSRTAIKMLWPYFNRGPYPGQGDMFTLNVSMYMMGLDFKTWLVPSMRMVVDFSREEPMRAVNSSGQSDNPSSPHYDDGIRAWRDGIYFPFPFRKPAIEAQYKDVLLLNPQR
- a CDS encoding SDR family NAD(P)-dependent oxidoreductase, with the translated sequence MTERSAFITGAATGIGEALSLKLDQMGWRVFATYNKTPPDELIKKASPRLTAMACNVGDPKEIVKAAEQVGKALNGGALDLLVNNAATTTGAEGPIESLNIDEFHFLMEVNFWASVRTCQAFLPLIKKSDRGRIMNVDSGSIYMTIPLGCPYPVSKCALSAFTRHLRVEMEPFGIEVTALEPGGVRTKMTSFTKEEEEKSWASIPERLLPEYKKYFNHPGAPIDGQFEFWPPEKFAEEVYKIIIAKKWKPSYLVGAGVWPMPLMHRLMSRSRIEKIWKKVFKVKF